The Saccharothrix variisporea genome has a segment encoding these proteins:
- the rpmB gene encoding 50S ribosomal protein L28 encodes MAAVCDVCGKGPGFGKSVSHSHRRTNRRWNPNIQTVRAKVSSSQRQRLNVCTSCLKAGKVVRG; translated from the coding sequence GTGGCTGCCGTGTGCGACGTCTGTGGCAAGGGGCCGGGCTTCGGCAAGTCGGTCTCGCACTCCCACCGGCGCACCAACCGCCGGTGGAACCCGAACATCCAGACCGTGCGCGCGAAGGTCTCGTCTTCGCAGCGGCAGCGGCTGAACGTGTGCACCTCGTGCCTGAAGGCGGGCAAGGTGGTTCGCGGCTGA